One window of Populus nigra chromosome 5, ddPopNigr1.1, whole genome shotgun sequence genomic DNA carries:
- the LOC133693976 gene encoding small ribosomal subunit protein uS13c-like has translation MAQTLAMPVVPSLSAICNGLKNTSLSSSISPPVSNPPKVCSLSIRCARVGGVEIPNSKRVQYSLQYIHGIGRSIARQILSDLTMENKITKDLSEDELITLRDEVSKYMIEGDLRRFNALNIRRLKEIQCYRGVRHIQGLPCRGQRTKNNCRTLKGKRVSIPGKKKAPR, from the exons ATGGCGCAAACACTGGCAATGCCTGTGGTACCCTCTCTTTCTGCAATATGCAACGGACTCAAGAATACTTCTCTCTCCAGCTCCATCTCTCCCCCTGTCTCAAACCCTCCTAAG GTTTGCAGCCTCAGCATACGATGTGCCCGTGTTGGAGGAGTGGAGATTCCTAATAGCAAGCGAGTCCAATACTCTCTTCAGTACATTCATGGAATTGGCCGCTCTATAGCTCGCCAAATCCTTTCTGATCTCACCATGGAAAACAAAATCACTAAGGACTTATCGGAGGATGAGCTCATTACTCTTCGTGATGAAGTTTCCAAGTACATGATCGAAGGAGATTTg AGGCGGTTTAATGCCCTCAATATAAGGAGGTTGAAGGAGATTCAGTGCTATAGAGGGGTCAGGCATATTCAGGGTTTGCCATGCAGGGGGCAGCGCACGAAGAACAATTGCCGGACCTTGAAGGGGAAGAGAGTTTCTATTCCAGGAAAGAAGAAAGCTCCTCGCTAA
- the LOC133693280 gene encoding uncharacterized protein LOC133693280 has translation MDIPPNKTMSKKEAEKDQKDKIVKARANTNRVIISIYSESPRKRLQQKHNPATKKTMGTRGYDRRAQLLSYASELRCAGSEPMEWSRRNSRPRSKKWKWSSGPARIRESFLRMFQQKERQWVYERIVTEENGEADRMSGSQRINSRNQTGVSDSRNPSFCKKLTCMIMELKCGLLCNKG, from the exons ATGGATATACCTCCCAATAAAACCATGAGCAAAAAAGAGGCAGAGAAAGATCAAAAGGATAAGATTGTGAAAGCAAGGGCCAACACCAACAGAGTAATCATCAGCATCTACTCTGAATCTCCGAGAAAACGTTTACAGCAAAAACATAATCCTGCCACCAAGAAAACCATGGGAACTCGTGGCTATGATCGCCGGGCTCAGCTTCTATCCTATGCCAGCGAGCTAAGATGCGCTGGTTCCGAGCCCATGGAGTGGTCCAGACGGAACTCTAGGCCGAGGTCAAAG AAATGGAAATGGTCAAGTGGACCAGCTAGGATTCGGGAATCATTTCTTAGAATGTTTCAGCAAAAAGAACGGCAATGGGTGTACGAGCGAATTGTAACAGAAGAAAATGGTGAAGCAGACCGGATGTCGGGGTCGCAACGCATTAATAGCAGGAACCAAACGGGAGTCTCCGATAGCAGAAACCCCAGTTTTTGT AAGAAATTGACGTGTATGATCATGGAATTAAAATGTGGATTGCTGTGCAACAAGGGGTAA
- the LOC133693426 gene encoding nitrate reductase [NADH]-like encodes MAASVDNRQFHLEPNLNGVVRSFKSVPTHQPNSPVRTFNFSNQDFTRSDQKPVPTLEEEDCSSDDEADYKDLIRKTNSELEPSVIDPRDEGTADNWIERNPSMVRLTGKHPFNSEPPLARLMHHGFITPVPLHYVRNHGPVPKATWQDWTVEVRGLVKRPARFTMDKLVNEFPARELPVTLVCAGNRRKEQNMVKQTIGFNWGSAGVSTSVWRGVPLHLLLKKCGIYSRKKGALNVCFEGAEDLPGGGGSKYGTSIKQEFAMDPSRDIILAYMQNGEPLAPDHGFPVRMIIPGFIGGRMVKWLKRIIVTSVESDNYYHYKDNRVLPSHVDAELANAEAWWYKPEYIINELNINSVITTPCHEEILPINSWTTQTPYTLRGYAYSGGGKKVTRVEVTLDGGETWQVCSLDHEEKPNKYGKYWCWCFWSLEVEVLELLGAKEIAVRAWDETLNTQPEKLNWNIMGMMNNCWFRVKTNVCKRHKGEIGIVFEHPTVPGNQSGGWMAKQRHLEKSLENIQALKKSVSTPFMNTSSKTFSMAEVKKHNSADSAWIIVHGHVYDCTRFLKDHPGGTDSILINAGTDCTEEFDAIHSDKAKKMLEDHRIGELVNSSAYTSDSNASSPNNSVHLAPIKEIASIRNVALVPREKIPCKLIKKEILSHDVRLFRFALPSEDQVLGLPVGKHIFLCATVNDKLCMRAYTPTSTVDVVGYFDLVIKVYFKGVHPKFPNGGQMSQYLNSLSLGSVIDVKGPLGHIEYVGRGKFLVHDKPKFAKKLTMLAGGTGITPIYQLIQAILKDPEDDTEMYLVYANRTEDDILLRDELDSWAKEHERLKVWHVIQESIKEGWQYSVGFITESILREHVPEGSDDTLALACGPPPMIQFAVQPNLEKMNYDIKDSLLVF; translated from the exons ATGGCGGCTTCCGTCGACAACCGCCAATTCCACCTCGAGCCCAATCTAAACGGGGTGGTTCGTTCCTTCAAATCCGTCCCAACCCACCAGCCCAACTCTCCGGTTAGAACCTTCAACTTCTCGAACCAGGACTTCACTCGCTCCGACCAGAAACCAGTCCCAACATTGGAGGAAGAAGATTGTTCAAGTGACGATGAAGCTGATTATAAGGATCTGATCCGCAAAACCAACAGTGAATTAGAGCCGTCGGTTATTGACCCACGAGATGAAGGAACTGCTGACAACTGGATCGAACGCAACCCTTCCATGGTCCGTCTTACAGGGAAACATCCCTTTAACTCTGAACCGCCATTGGCTCGTCTCATGCACCACGGGTTCATTACACCGGTCCCCCTTCACTATGTTCGTAACCATGGTCCTGTCCCAAAGGCCACATGGCAAGACTGGACAGTTGAGGTTCGCGGTCTGGTTAAAAGGCCAGCCCGTTTCACCATGGATAAGCTAGTCAATGAATTCCCAGCCCGTGAACTACCTGTTACTCTAGTTTGCGCAGGTAACAGACGCAAAGAGCAAAACATGGTAAAACAGACAATTGGCTTCAACTGGGGTTCTGCCGGGGTGTCTACTTCAGTGTGGCGTGGTGTACCATTGCATTTGCTGCTCAAGAAGTGTGGGATCTATAGCCGTAAAAAAGGGGCCCTCAATGTTTGTTTTGAAGGTGCTGAGGATCTGCCAGGTGGCGGTGGGTCCAAGTACGGGACCAGTATCAAGCAAGAGTTCGCTATGGATCCATCTCGAGATATTATTTTAGCCTATATGCAAAACGGTGAGCCTTTGGCCCCGGACCATGGGTTTCCGGTGAGGATGATCATACCAGGTTTTATTGGAGGGCGTATGGTGAAATGGTTAAAGAGAATAATTGTTACCAGTGTAGAGTCAGATAATTATTACCACTACAAGGACAACAGAGTACTGCCCTCTCATGTAGATGCAGAGCTAGCCAATGCCGAAG cCTGGTGGTACAAGCCAGAGTATATCATCAATGAGCTGAATATAAACTCGGTGATAACGACGCCGTGTCATGAAGAGATACTGCCGATTAACTCATGGACAACTCAGACCCCGTACACGCTGAGGGGTTACGCATATTCtg GTGGTGGGAAAAAAGTGACGCGCGTAGAGGTGACTCTGGATGGTGGAGAAACGTGGCAAGTCTGCAGCTTGGACCATGAAGAGAAGCCCAACAAGTACGGCAAATACTGGTGTTGGTGCTTCTGGTCCCTGGAGGTGGAGGTGCTAGAGCTCCTCGGAGCCAAAGAGATTGCCGTCCGGGCCTGGGACGAAACCCTTAATACCCAGCCGGAGAAGCTCAATTGGAATATCATG GGAATGATGAACAACTGCTGGTTCCGGGTAAAAACAAATGTCTGCAAACGTCACAAGGGTGAGATAGGGATTGTTTTTGAGCACCCCACCGTGCCAGGCAACCAGTCCGGTGGGTGGATGGCCAAGCAAAGGCACCTAGAGAAATCATTGGAGAATATCCAAGCTCTGAAGAAAAGTGTTTCAACCCCCTTCATGAACACTTCTTCAAAAACTTTTTCAATGGCTGAAGTCAAGAAACATAATTCGGCGGATTCGGCATGGATAATTGTTCATGGTCACGTCTATGATTGCACTCGCTTCCTTAAAGACCATCCCGGTGGCACTGACAGCATTTTAATCAATGCCGGTACTGATTGCACTGAAGAATTTGATGCTATACACTCTGATAAAGCCAAGAAAATGCTTGAGGATCATCGGATCGGAGAGTTGGTTAATTCATCAGCATACACATCTGATTCAAACGCTTCCTCTCCTAATAACTCAGTACATTTGGCTCCTATCAAAGAAATTGCCTCAATAAGAAATGTTGCTCTTGTTCCACGTGAAAAAATCCCATGCAAGCTTATTAAAAAGGAAATTCTCTCTCATGATGTGCGTCTCTTTCGATTTGCATTGCCATCAGAGGATCAGGTGCTGGGATTGCCGGTGGGGAAGCACATATTCTTATGTGCTACTGTTAATGACAAGTTGTGCATGCGAGCTTATACGCCAACTAGCACCGTCGACGTGGTGGGGTACTTTGATCTTGTGATCAAGGTTTATTTCAAAGGCGTGCATCCAAAGTTCCCTAATGGAGGGCAAATGTCACAGTACCTTAACTCACTATCACTGGGGTCTGTGATAGACGTGAAGGGTCCGTTGGGTCACATTGAATATGTTGGTCGTGGTAAGTTTTTGGTCCATGACAAGCCCAAGTTTGCCAAGAAACTGACTATGCTGGCTGGTGGGACAGGAATCACACCAATCTATCAACTGATTCAAGCCATTTTAAAAGATCCAGAAGACGATACCGAAATGTATTTGGTCTATGCGAACCGCACTGAGGACGATATTTTGTTGAGGGACGAACTTGATTCTTGGGCTAAGGAACATGAGAGATTAAAGGTGTGGCATGTCATTCAAGAATCTATTAAGGAAGGCTGGCAATACAGTGTTGGGTTCATTACCGAGAGTATCCTGCGAGAGCATGTGCCAGAAGGATCAGATGATACTCTGGCTTTGGCTTGTGGTCCTCCACCAATGATTCAATTTGCCGTGCAGCCAAACTTGGAGAAGATGAACTATGACATCAAGGATTCCTTGCTAGTTTTTTAG